A part of Spiribacter vilamensis genomic DNA contains:
- the odhB gene encoding 2-oxoglutarate dehydrogenase complex dihydrolipoyllysine-residue succinyltransferase produces MSTEVKVPALPESVSEATVVTWHKQPGEAVERDENLVDLETDKVVLEVPAPEDGVLGEILKPEGETVTAGEVVAVLGEAAAGGAAAQPVAESTPAPANEAPADAPAASGEGEMRSLSPAVRTLVDENDLDARQITPTGRNGRILKEDVLRHMQQGGDASAAPAPTPAPAPAPAPQSGPAPEPEPASAPSTPAAPTPAPAAAVPTGDREERRVPMTRLRQRIAQRLVEAQQTAAMLTTFNEVNMQPVMDLRARHKDSFLKTHDTKLGFMSFFVKAAVEALKRFPNVNASIDGNDILYHGYYDVGIAVSTERGLMVPVLRDADQLSFAEIEIAIADFGQRAQAGKIGIEELTGGTFTITNGGIFGSLVSTPILNPPQSGIMGMHKIQERPVAENGQVVVRPMMYLAHSYDHRIVDGKDAVQFLVTIKDMLEDPARLLLEV; encoded by the coding sequence ATGAGCACCGAAGTCAAAGTACCGGCACTGCCGGAATCGGTGAGTGAGGCCACGGTCGTTACGTGGCACAAACAACCGGGGGAGGCGGTCGAGCGTGACGAGAATCTCGTCGACCTGGAAACCGACAAGGTCGTCCTGGAGGTACCGGCTCCCGAAGACGGTGTGCTCGGCGAGATCCTCAAGCCCGAGGGCGAGACGGTGACGGCCGGCGAGGTCGTCGCGGTGCTCGGAGAGGCCGCCGCCGGCGGTGCGGCCGCCCAGCCGGTGGCCGAGTCGACTCCCGCGCCGGCGAACGAAGCCCCTGCCGACGCCCCCGCCGCGTCCGGGGAAGGCGAAATGCGGTCGCTGAGCCCCGCGGTTCGCACGCTGGTCGATGAAAACGACCTCGACGCCCGACAGATCACCCCCACGGGCCGGAACGGACGTATCCTCAAGGAGGATGTGCTGCGCCACATGCAGCAGGGTGGAGACGCATCGGCGGCGCCCGCGCCGACCCCGGCACCGGCCCCGGCCCCGGCCCCGCAGTCAGGTCCGGCGCCCGAGCCCGAGCCTGCATCGGCGCCCAGCACCCCCGCCGCGCCGACGCCCGCACCGGCCGCCGCTGTACCGACCGGCGATCGCGAGGAGCGCCGGGTGCCGATGACCCGGCTGCGCCAGCGCATCGCGCAGCGGCTGGTCGAGGCGCAGCAGACCGCCGCCATGCTGACCACCTTCAACGAGGTCAACATGCAGCCGGTGATGGATCTTCGCGCCCGTCACAAGGACAGCTTCCTGAAGACCCATGACACCAAGCTCGGTTTCATGTCGTTCTTCGTCAAGGCGGCGGTCGAGGCGCTCAAGCGCTTTCCCAATGTCAACGCCTCCATCGACGGCAATGACATCCTCTACCACGGTTACTACGATGTCGGTATCGCCGTTTCCACCGAGCGTGGCTTGATGGTGCCGGTGCTGCGTGACGCGGATCAGCTGTCGTTCGCCGAGATCGAGATCGCGATTGCCGACTTCGGCCAGCGCGCGCAGGCCGGCAAGATCGGTATCGAGGAACTCACCGGCGGGACCTTCACCATCACCAACGGCGGCATCTTCGGTTCGCTGGTCTCGACGCCCATCCTCAATCCGCCGCAGAGCGGGATCATGGGCATGCACAAGATCCAGGAGCGCCCGGTGGCCGAAAACGGCCAGGTGGTCGTACGACCGATGATGTACCTGGCGCACTCCTACGATCATCGCATTGTCGATGGCAAGGATGCGGTCCAGTTCCTCGTCACCATCAAGGACATGCTTGAAGACCCCGCGCGCCTTCTGCTCGAGGTCTGA
- a CDS encoding 2-oxoglutarate dehydrogenase E1 component: MSGTFEQSLSHSYLNGANATFIEALYEKYLYDPDTVEPRWREYFRDLEALDPRSGRDVPHTPIREAFEEIGRSSRRGRAQIASDGMDAMAAQKQAAVLRLINAYRVRGHQHADTDPLHLRERPQVPDLDPAFHGLTDADLDTAFNTGSLAAPDRLTLREIIDLVQRVYADKIGSEYMHITDTAQKRWIQERLEKPLARPQLSNDEKKALLSRLTAAEGIEKYLNSKYVGQKRFSLEGGEATIPILDELVQRGGRDGVEEMVLGMAHRGRLNVLINIMGKSPTELFAEFEGDHAPEHASAGDVKYHMGYSSDIDTPGGPLHLALAFNPSHLEIVNPVVEGSARARMHRHNDEDGRSVLPVLIHGDAAMAGQGVVMETLQLSQARGFYTGGTVHLVINNQIGFTTSNPLDTRSTFYCTEVAKMVQAPIFHVNGDDPEAVLFVTQLAMDYRREFHADVVIDLVCYRRHGHNEADEPSATQPMMYRKIKARPSVRKLYADQLTEEGVIDQDGARVMEREYRDALDAAEVVAPGALEEQDNEFTVDWSPYFDATWDEPVDTTLSVDRIRALQEKLQWLPEGFELNPRVASVMESRRKMAAGALAMDWGFAETMAYAGLLEQGHSVRLTGQDSGRGTFFHRNSVLHNAVDGSTHTPLKTIPEDRDDFTVIDSLLSEEAVLGFEYGYATADPQTMVIWEAQFGDFSNGAQVLIDQFIASGETKWGRLCGLTLYLPHGYEGQGPEHSSARIERFLQLCAEQNIQVCIPSTPAQFFHMIRRQMLRHWRKPLVVMTPKSLLRHKLSTSVLDDLSGGHFRVVIDDTEGVRPGNVQRVVLCSGKVYYDLLEERRRQERSDVALIRIEQLYPFPEAQLSALLKRRYKTVKSVVWCQEEPKNQGAWYQVYHHLTQCITREQKLTYAGREPLASPAVGYAKVHYEQQRRLVADALGKIHG, from the coding sequence ATGAGTGGTACCTTCGAACAATCGCTTAGTCACTCCTACCTCAACGGTGCCAACGCCACCTTCATCGAGGCACTGTACGAGAAATATCTCTACGATCCCGACACGGTCGAACCGCGCTGGCGAGAATACTTCCGCGACCTGGAGGCGCTGGATCCGAGATCCGGACGCGATGTCCCGCACACACCCATCCGGGAGGCCTTCGAGGAAATCGGCCGGAGCAGCCGACGGGGGCGTGCGCAGATCGCCAGCGACGGCATGGACGCCATGGCCGCGCAGAAGCAGGCGGCGGTGCTGCGCCTGATCAATGCCTACCGGGTGCGCGGCCACCAGCATGCGGATACCGACCCGCTGCACTTGCGTGAACGCCCGCAGGTGCCCGACCTGGACCCCGCGTTCCACGGCCTGACCGATGCCGATCTCGATACCGCGTTCAACACCGGCTCCCTTGCCGCGCCCGATCGCCTGACCCTGCGCGAGATCATTGACCTGGTGCAGCGGGTCTATGCCGACAAGATCGGCTCCGAGTACATGCATATCACCGATACCGCGCAGAAGCGCTGGATCCAGGAGCGCCTCGAGAAACCACTGGCTCGCCCGCAGCTGAGTAACGACGAGAAAAAGGCATTGCTCAGCCGCCTGACGGCCGCCGAAGGCATCGAGAAGTACCTCAACAGCAAGTATGTCGGCCAGAAGCGGTTTTCCCTCGAGGGCGGCGAGGCCACGATCCCGATCCTCGACGAGCTCGTGCAGCGTGGCGGGCGTGACGGTGTCGAGGAAATGGTCCTCGGCATGGCGCACCGCGGGCGCCTGAACGTGCTCATCAACATCATGGGCAAGTCCCCGACGGAGCTGTTCGCGGAGTTCGAGGGCGACCACGCGCCCGAACACGCCAGCGCCGGCGACGTGAAGTATCACATGGGCTATTCGTCGGACATCGATACGCCCGGCGGTCCGCTGCACCTCGCGCTCGCCTTCAACCCCTCGCATCTGGAGATCGTCAATCCGGTGGTCGAGGGGTCGGCCCGGGCGCGCATGCACCGCCATAACGACGAGGATGGCCGATCGGTGCTGCCGGTGCTTATCCACGGCGATGCGGCCATGGCCGGGCAGGGCGTCGTCATGGAGACCCTGCAGCTCTCCCAGGCGCGGGGCTTCTACACCGGCGGCACGGTCCACCTGGTGATCAACAACCAGATCGGGTTTACCACCTCCAACCCGCTGGACACCCGCTCGACGTTCTACTGCACCGAAGTGGCGAAGATGGTGCAGGCGCCGATCTTCCACGTGAACGGTGACGATCCCGAGGCCGTGCTGTTCGTGACGCAGCTGGCGATGGACTACCGGCGCGAATTCCATGCCGACGTGGTCATTGATCTCGTCTGCTATCGGCGCCACGGCCATAACGAGGCGGACGAGCCGTCGGCAACCCAGCCGATGATGTATCGGAAGATCAAGGCGCGTCCGTCGGTACGCAAGCTCTACGCCGACCAGCTCACCGAGGAAGGCGTCATCGACCAGGATGGCGCGCGGGTCATGGAGCGGGAATACCGCGATGCGCTCGACGCCGCCGAGGTCGTGGCGCCCGGTGCCCTCGAGGAACAGGACAACGAGTTCACCGTGGACTGGTCGCCCTACTTCGATGCCACCTGGGACGAGCCGGTGGACACCACCCTGTCGGTGGATCGGATCCGTGCGCTCCAGGAAAAGCTGCAGTGGCTCCCGGAGGGCTTCGAGCTCAATCCCCGCGTCGCCTCGGTCATGGAGAGTCGGCGCAAGATGGCGGCGGGTGCGCTGGCGATGGACTGGGGTTTCGCCGAGACCATGGCCTACGCCGGACTGCTCGAGCAGGGGCATTCGGTGCGCCTGACCGGACAGGACTCCGGGCGGGGCACGTTCTTCCACCGCAACTCGGTGCTCCACAACGCCGTGGACGGGTCGACGCATACGCCGCTCAAGACGATCCCCGAGGACCGCGACGATTTCACGGTGATCGACTCGCTGCTCTCCGAGGAGGCCGTGCTCGGCTTCGAGTACGGTTATGCGACGGCCGATCCGCAGACGATGGTGATCTGGGAGGCCCAGTTCGGCGACTTCAGCAACGGCGCGCAGGTGCTGATCGATCAGTTCATCGCCTCCGGCGAGACCAAGTGGGGTCGGCTCTGCGGTCTGACGCTGTATCTGCCGCATGGCTACGAGGGTCAGGGGCCCGAGCACTCCTCGGCGCGTATCGAGCGGTTTCTGCAGCTCTGCGCCGAGCAGAATATCCAGGTCTGCATCCCGTCCACGCCGGCCCAGTTCTTCCACATGATCCGTCGACAGATGCTTCGCCACTGGCGCAAGCCGCTGGTGGTAATGACGCCCAAGAGTCTGCTGCGGCACAAGCTCTCCACCTCGGTGCTCGATGACCTCTCGGGCGGTCACTTCCGGGTGGTGATCGATGATACCGAGGGGGTCCGGCCGGGCAATGTCCAGCGGGTCGTGCTCTGCAGCGGCAAGGTCTATTACGACCTGCTCGAGGAGCGCCGCCGTCAGGAGCGCAGCGATGTGGCCCTGATCCGCATCGAGCAGCTCTACCCGTTTCCCGAGGCGCAGCTCTCGGCGCTTCTCAAGCGGCGTTACAAGACGGTCAAGTCGGTGGTCTGGTGCCAGGAGGAGCCGAAAAACCAGGGCGCCTGGTACCAGGTCTACCACCACCTCACCCAGTGCATCACCCGCGAGCAGAAACTCACCTATGCCGGTCGCGAGCCACTGGCGTCACCGGCGGTGGGTTATGCCAAGGTGCACTACGAACAGCAGCGCCGCCTGGTGGCGGACGCGCTCGGCAAGATTCACGGATAA
- the tatC gene encoding twin-arginine translocase subunit TatC yields the protein MSDPASNSNPSDEDRPLLTHLLELRTRLLYSGGCVLILFLAVYPFREPLYTALANPLMAVLPEGTSMIATQVATPFLIPLKVALAGSFFLSIPFLLYQLWAFVAPGLYRHEKRLIWPLVLSSVVLFYLGMAFAYFVVFPLVFQFFASATPDGVAMMTDIGEYLSFIMTLFFAFGASFEVPVATILLVRSGATTRQALAAKRPFVIVGAFTIGMLLTPPDIISQILLAVPVWLLFELGIFFSRWFESTPRDRPPSSVDDG from the coding sequence GTGAGTGATCCGGCAAGCAATTCAAACCCGAGTGACGAAGATCGTCCGCTGCTGACCCATCTGCTCGAGCTGCGCACGCGTCTGCTCTACTCGGGTGGCTGCGTCCTGATCCTGTTCCTGGCGGTCTATCCGTTTCGTGAACCGCTCTATACCGCGCTCGCGAATCCGCTGATGGCCGTCCTGCCCGAGGGCACTTCGATGATCGCCACCCAGGTGGCGACGCCGTTCCTGATCCCGCTCAAGGTCGCCCTCGCCGGTTCGTTCTTCCTCAGTATTCCGTTCCTGCTCTACCAGCTGTGGGCGTTCGTGGCGCCCGGGCTCTACCGCCACGAGAAACGCCTGATCTGGCCGCTGGTTCTCTCCAGTGTCGTGCTCTTCTACCTGGGAATGGCCTTCGCCTATTTCGTGGTGTTCCCGCTGGTGTTCCAGTTCTTTGCCTCGGCGACGCCGGACGGGGTCGCGATGATGACGGATATCGGCGAATACCTGTCCTTCATCATGACGCTGTTTTTCGCCTTCGGCGCTTCCTTCGAGGTCCCGGTCGCCACCATCCTGCTGGTGCGCAGCGGCGCGACGACGCGCCAGGCGCTGGCGGCCAAGCGGCCATTCGTGATTGTCGGTGCCTTCACCATCGGAATGCTGCTGACGCCGCCGGATATCATTTCGCAGATCCTGCTGGCGGTGCCGGTGTGGTTACTCTTCGAGCTGGGGATCTTCTTCTCCCGCTGGTTCGAGTCGACGCCCCGCGATCGCCCTCCGTCCAGTGTGGACGACGGCTAG
- the tatB gene encoding Sec-independent protein translocase protein TatB: MLDVSFWELLIIGAIALVVVGPERLPRLMRTMGLWAGRARASFQSIRDEVEREVNVDSVRETRRAIDREASEARRSVTDAVGQVEKPADATDKAEASTPGDDGDKPR; the protein is encoded by the coding sequence ATGCTGGATGTCAGCTTCTGGGAGCTGCTGATCATCGGGGCGATCGCCCTTGTGGTCGTCGGCCCCGAGCGCCTGCCCCGCCTTATGCGAACAATGGGGCTCTGGGCCGGACGGGCGCGGGCGTCGTTCCAGTCGATTCGTGACGAGGTGGAGCGCGAGGTCAACGTCGACAGCGTTCGGGAGACCCGTCGTGCCATCGATCGCGAGGCCAGCGAGGCCAGGCGCAGCGTCACCGATGCGGTGGGCCAGGTTGAAAAACCGGCGGACGCGACGGACAAGGCAGAGGCATCGACGCCCGGAGATGACGGGGATAAACCCCGGTGA
- the tatA gene encoding twin-arginine translocase TatA/TatE family subunit — MGPGGISPWSLLLILVIVLLLFGTKKLRNVGTDLGGALKGFKSAMSDGEKAAKDAQEGEESREGLEADDDTSSASSSTARREQVKDKDQSGGNT, encoded by the coding sequence ATGGGTCCTGGTGGAATCAGTCCCTGGTCTCTTTTGTTGATACTGGTCATTGTGCTGCTGCTGTTCGGCACCAAGAAGCTGCGTAACGTCGGCACCGATCTCGGCGGAGCGCTCAAGGGGTTCAAGAGCGCCATGAGCGACGGCGAGAAGGCGGCGAAGGACGCGCAGGAGGGCGAGGAGAGCCGCGAGGGCCTCGAGGCCGACGACGATACCTCGAGTGCTTCGTCCTCGACCGCCCGGCGCGAGCAGGTAAAGGACAAGGATCAGTCCGGCGGCAACACCTGA
- a CDS encoding phosphoribosyl-ATP diphosphatase, translating to MSNDILRRLDGVLAERRQADPADSYVAGLHAGGIDRILRKLGEECTETVVASKNGECDAIVSETADLWFHSLVMLSHHGLDSGSVLAELERRFGLSGVAEKAARGK from the coding sequence ATGAGTAACGATATACTTCGGCGGCTCGACGGTGTGCTGGCGGAGCGGCGGCAGGCCGATCCGGCGGACTCCTACGTGGCGGGGCTGCATGCCGGCGGCATCGATCGCATTCTTCGCAAGCTGGGCGAGGAGTGCACGGAGACGGTTGTCGCATCGAAGAACGGCGAGTGCGACGCCATTGTTTCTGAAACCGCGGATCTGTGGTTCCATAGCCTTGTCATGCTCTCGCACCACGGGCTCGATTCCGGGTCGGTGCTTGCCGAGCTTGAGCGCCGCTTCGGGCTCTCGGGGGTCGCTGAAAAGGCGGCGCGGGGCAAATAA
- the hisI gene encoding phosphoribosyl-AMP cyclohydrolase, with protein sequence MGWLDEITWNADGLIPVIAQDAMDGRVLMMAWMSRGTLETTRDIGEAVYWSRSRQRPWHKGESSGNVQRVRDIALDCDGDTLLLQVEQAGDVACHTGRRSCFYRTLDGDGWQVTDAVRRNPSEMYGGTNDE encoded by the coding sequence ATGGGCTGGCTGGATGAAATCACGTGGAACGCCGATGGACTGATCCCCGTCATCGCGCAGGATGCGATGGATGGTCGTGTGCTCATGATGGCCTGGATGAGCCGCGGGACACTGGAGACCACGCGGGACATCGGTGAGGCGGTGTACTGGTCGCGGTCGCGGCAGCGGCCCTGGCACAAGGGCGAGTCTTCCGGCAACGTTCAGCGCGTGCGCGATATCGCGCTCGACTGCGATGGTGACACCCTGTTGCTGCAGGTCGAACAGGCCGGCGATGTGGCCTGCCACACGGGGCGGCGGAGCTGCTTCTACCGGACGCTCGACGGGGATGGCTGGCAGGTGACCGACGCCGTACGACGCAATCCGTCGGAGATGTATGGGGGAACGAACGATGAGTAA
- the hisF gene encoding imidazole glycerol phosphate synthase subunit HisF, with the protein MGVARRIIPCLDINAGRVVKGVQFVDIRDAGDPVEIARRYDRAGADELTFLDITASHEERDTLVHTVEAVASEVFIPLTVGGGIRSVADVRRMLNAGADKVSINTAAIRDPSLVSDAAARFGSQCIVVAVDAKRSGGTEADPRWEVFTHGGRHPTGLDAVEWARRMADAGAGELLVTSMDRDGTRIGFDNALNRTISEQAGVPLIASGGVGNLQHLVDGVIEGQADAVLAASIFHFGEYTIAEAKAYMADAGIEVR; encoded by the coding sequence ATGGGGGTCGCCCGCCGAATTATCCCCTGTCTCGATATCAATGCCGGCCGGGTGGTGAAGGGTGTCCAGTTCGTCGACATCCGTGATGCGGGTGATCCGGTGGAGATCGCCCGCCGTTACGACCGGGCCGGCGCCGATGAGTTGACGTTCCTCGATATCACCGCCAGCCACGAGGAGCGCGATACGCTGGTTCACACCGTCGAGGCGGTGGCCTCGGAGGTGTTCATCCCGCTCACCGTCGGCGGGGGTATTCGCTCGGTGGCCGATGTGCGCCGGATGCTCAATGCCGGGGCCGACAAGGTCTCCATCAATACCGCCGCGATCCGCGACCCGTCCCTGGTCAGCGACGCCGCGGCCCGGTTCGGCTCGCAGTGCATCGTGGTGGCGGTGGACGCCAAGCGCAGCGGTGGTACCGAGGCCGACCCGCGCTGGGAGGTATTCACCCATGGTGGCCGTCACCCCACGGGGCTCGACGCCGTGGAGTGGGCCCGGCGCATGGCCGATGCGGGGGCGGGCGAGCTGCTGGTGACCAGCATGGATCGCGACGGTACGCGCATCGGCTTCGACAACGCCCTCAACCGCACGATCTCCGAGCAGGCGGGCGTGCCACTGATCGCCTCGGGCGGGGTCGGCAACCTGCAACACCTGGTCGACGGGGTGATCGAAGGGCAGGCGGATGCCGTGCTTGCGGCAAGCATTTTCCATTTCGGTGAATACACCATTGCCGAGGCGAAGGCCTACATGGCCGATGCCGGTATCGAGGTACGCTAA
- the hisA gene encoding 1-(5-phosphoribosyl)-5-[(5-phosphoribosylamino)methylideneamino]imidazole-4-carboxamide isomerase: MQLIPAIDLKNGKCVRLRQGRMVDETVFSDDPLAVAAGWVEAGARRLHLVDLDGALAGFPVNADLIGRIAESHPDVEVQVGGGLRSFEVIQTYLDVGVNYVIIGTQAVRTPSFVDEACLEFPGRIMVGLDAREGRVATDGWESVSDIAASDLARRFEDAGVNAIVFTDIGRDGMMRGTNVEATADLARSIDIPVIASGGVTDLDDVRALCRVADSGISGAIVGRALYEGRIDLAEAQRLADESAAGR; encoded by the coding sequence ATGCAACTGATACCCGCCATTGATCTGAAGAATGGCAAATGCGTCCGGCTGCGCCAGGGGCGCATGGTGGACGAGACGGTGTTCTCGGATGACCCGCTCGCTGTCGCGGCCGGCTGGGTGGAGGCCGGTGCGCGGCGTCTGCACCTGGTCGACCTCGATGGGGCGCTGGCGGGCTTTCCCGTGAACGCCGATCTGATCGGCCGGATTGCCGAGTCCCACCCCGATGTCGAGGTACAGGTCGGGGGTGGCCTGCGCAGCTTCGAGGTTATCCAGACTTACCTCGACGTCGGTGTGAACTACGTCATCATCGGCACCCAGGCCGTGCGCACGCCATCCTTCGTCGACGAGGCCTGCCTCGAGTTCCCGGGCCGGATCATGGTCGGGCTCGACGCCCGCGAGGGCCGGGTAGCCACCGATGGCTGGGAGAGTGTCTCGGATATCGCCGCGAGTGACCTTGCACGGCGGTTCGAGGATGCCGGCGTCAACGCCATTGTCTTTACCGATATCGGTCGCGACGGAATGATGCGCGGGACCAATGTCGAGGCAACGGCCGATCTTGCCCGCTCCATCGACATCCCGGTGATCGCCTCCGGCGGTGTCACGGACCTCGACGATGTGCGCGCCCTCTGCCGGGTCGCCGACTCCGGTATCAGTGGTGCCATTGTCGGCCGGGCGCTCTATGAGGGCCGAATCGATCTGGCCGAGGCCCAGCGGCTCGCCGACGAATCCGCTGCGGGGCGCTGA
- the hisH gene encoding imidazole glycerol phosphate synthase subunit HisH, which translates to MIAVIDYGMGNLRSVERALTHVGATSVRVTDDPAVIDAADRVVFPGQGAVRDCMSALHRYELVDVLGRVMQDRPFLGICMGMQALMTRSDENEGVEALGYFAGTVRHFRVLTAHDPRLKIPHMGWNRLTQTRSHPLFAGIEPGTRFYFVHSYYVEPADASIVQGESDYGAVFAAAIGAANVFATQFHPEKSQAPGLRLLKNFLAWDGEPCN; encoded by the coding sequence ATGATCGCGGTTATCGACTACGGCATGGGGAACCTGCGTTCCGTGGAACGGGCGCTTACCCATGTCGGTGCAACTTCGGTCCGGGTCACCGACGACCCGGCGGTCATCGATGCCGCCGATCGGGTGGTGTTTCCGGGTCAGGGCGCGGTGCGCGACTGCATGAGTGCCCTGCACCGCTACGAGTTGGTCGATGTGCTGGGGCGCGTGATGCAGGATCGCCCGTTTCTCGGGATCTGCATGGGCATGCAGGCGCTGATGACCCGCAGCGACGAGAACGAAGGGGTCGAGGCGCTGGGTTACTTCGCCGGGACAGTGCGCCACTTCCGGGTCCTTACCGCCCACGATCCGCGGCTGAAGATCCCGCACATGGGCTGGAACCGCCTGACGCAGACCCGGTCCCACCCGTTGTTCGCCGGTATCGAGCCGGGGACGCGGTTCTATTTCGTGCACAGCTACTATGTCGAACCGGCGGACGCGTCGATCGTCCAGGGTGAGAGCGACTACGGTGCGGTGTTTGCCGCGGCCATCGGTGCCGCCAACGTCTTCGCCACGCAGTTTCACCCCGAGAAGAGCCAGGCGCCCGGATTGCGGCTGCTCAAGAATTTCCTTGCCTGGGATGGAGAACCATGCAACTGA
- the hisB gene encoding imidazoleglycerol-phosphate dehydratase HisB: MSERKATIKRDTLETRIQLSLDLDGSGAGTRRTGVGFFDHMLDQIARHGLFDLDVAATGDLHIDAHHTVEDVGIALGQAFAAALGEKRGLVRYGHAFCPLDEALSRVVVDLSGRPGLYFRASFPTARIGEFDTELVREFWQGFASQAAVTLHMDALYGENAHHIAETLFKAAGRALRTACSTDPRLGNELPSTKGAL, encoded by the coding sequence ATGAGCGAACGCAAGGCAACTATCAAGCGGGACACGCTCGAGACCCGGATCCAGCTCAGCCTGGATCTGGATGGGTCCGGTGCGGGGACGCGTCGCACGGGCGTCGGGTTTTTCGATCACATGCTCGATCAGATCGCCCGTCACGGCCTGTTTGATCTGGATGTCGCCGCGACCGGTGATTTGCACATCGACGCCCATCACACGGTCGAGGACGTGGGTATCGCCCTGGGGCAGGCATTCGCCGCCGCCCTGGGGGAGAAGCGCGGGCTCGTTCGCTACGGGCATGCCTTCTGCCCCCTCGACGAGGCGCTCTCGCGCGTGGTGGTGGATCTGTCCGGGCGTCCGGGGCTCTACTTTCGGGCGAGCTTCCCGACGGCGCGGATCGGCGAGTTCGATACCGAGCTGGTGCGGGAGTTCTGGCAGGGGTTTGCCAGCCAGGCCGCGGTCACGCTGCACATGGACGCCCTGTACGGGGAGAATGCCCACCACATCGCTGAGACCCTGTTCAAGGCCGCGGGCCGGGCACTGCGCACGGCCTGCAGTACCGATCCGCGACTCGGCAATGAGCTGCCCTCCACCAAGGGCGCGCTATGA
- the dtd gene encoding D-aminoacyl-tRNA deacylase — protein MIGLLQRVSHAEVRVGGESIGGIGAGLLVMVGVERGDTNASGERLLERLLGYRVFADDAGLMNRSLSQTGGGMLLVPQFTLVADTRKGTRPGFSAAADADAAASAFRALVDTAGQRHPDVAAGRFGADMQVSLCNDGPVTFWLSAPPHSK, from the coding sequence TTGATCGGCCTCCTCCAGCGGGTCAGCCATGCCGAGGTGCGGGTTGGCGGCGAGTCCATCGGGGGCATCGGCGCGGGCCTGCTCGTGATGGTGGGCGTCGAGCGCGGTGACACGAATGCGAGCGGTGAGCGCCTGCTCGAGCGGCTGCTGGGCTATCGCGTGTTCGCCGATGATGCCGGGCTCATGAACCGAAGCCTGTCGCAGACCGGGGGCGGGATGCTGCTGGTGCCGCAGTTCACGCTGGTGGCCGATACCCGCAAGGGCACCCGTCCGGGCTTCTCGGCCGCGGCCGATGCCGACGCTGCGGCCAGCGCCTTCCGTGCACTGGTGGATACCGCCGGGCAGCGTCACCCCGATGTGGCCGCGGGGCGGTTCGGCGCCGACATGCAGGTCAGCCTTTGCAATGACGGCCCGGTGACGTTCTGGCTGAGCGCCCCGCCTCACTCAAAGTGA
- a CDS encoding tetratricopeptide repeat protein — protein MIDGGRDGAMPRLTLGEALAREGDTEGAQEHLRRAIEFDPDYSAAWRALGRLQLKAGDRATATETFRAGLDAARRRGDMQIVRELEVRLKRLDGP, from the coding sequence ATGATCGACGGCGGCCGGGACGGGGCGATGCCCCGCCTGACCCTGGGTGAGGCACTGGCGCGCGAGGGCGATACCGAGGGCGCCCAGGAACACCTGCGCCGGGCAATCGAGTTCGATCCCGACTACTCCGCCGCCTGGCGGGCGCTGGGGCGCCTGCAGTTGAAAGCCGGCGATCGCGCGACGGCGACCGAGACGTTTCGTGCCGGCCTGGATGCCGCCCGTCGGCGGGGGGACATGCAGATCGTGCGCGAGCTCGAGGTTCGTCTCAAACGCCTGGACGGCCCTTGA